Proteins co-encoded in one Methanothermobacter sp. genomic window:
- a CDS encoding TRC40/GET3/ArsA family transport-energizing ATPase — MAFKDLFKFSKGKTTFIFVGGKGGVGKTTISAATALWMAKSGKKTLVISTDPAHSLSDSFEKKISHVPTFIQENLYAVEIDPEIAMEEYQEKLKEQSEANPGMELLQEQMDMASMSPGIDEAAAFDQFLKYMTTDEYDVVIFDTAPTGHTLRLLSFPEMMDSWVGKLIKLRRQIGAFARAFKNILPFMGDEEEEDRTLKDLEATKKKISEARAVMSDPERTSFKMIVIPEEMSIYESERAMKALEKYDIHTDAVIVNQVLPEESDCEFCRARRRLQQERLEMIRKKFSDKILAQVPLLKKEAKGIKTLEKIAEILYGKPLTEKT; from the coding sequence ATGGCGTTCAAAGACCTGTTCAAATTTAGCAAGGGAAAAACAACATTCATATTTGTAGGAGGTAAAGGAGGGGTGGGTAAAACCACCATATCAGCTGCAACAGCACTCTGGATGGCCAAGTCCGGTAAAAAGACACTTGTAATATCAACAGATCCTGCACATTCATTATCCGACTCATTTGAAAAAAAAATAAGTCATGTGCCAACCTTCATCCAAGAAAATTTATATGCGGTTGAAATAGACCCTGAGATTGCAATGGAAGAATACCAAGAAAAACTAAAAGAACAATCAGAAGCAAACCCTGGCATGGAACTTTTACAAGAACAAATGGACATGGCATCCATGTCTCCGGGAATCGACGAAGCAGCAGCCTTCGACCAATTCCTAAAATATATGACAACAGACGAATATGATGTTGTAATATTCGACACAGCCCCAACAGGCCACACTCTCAGACTCCTTTCATTCCCAGAAATGATGGATTCTTGGGTGGGAAAATTAATAAAACTTAGAAGACAAATAGGAGCGTTTGCAAGGGCATTCAAGAACATACTGCCATTCATGGGAGACGAAGAAGAAGAAGACAGAACATTAAAAGACCTTGAAGCCACAAAAAAGAAAATCAGCGAAGCAAGGGCTGTTATGTCAGACCCTGAGAGAACATCATTTAAAATGATCGTAATCCCAGAAGAAATGTCAATCTACGAATCCGAAAGGGCTATGAAAGCACTTGAAAAATATGACATCCACACAGACGCTGTTATAGTAAACCAGGTTCTACCAGAAGAAAGCGACTGCGAATTCTGCAGGGCAAGAAGAAGACTACAACAAGAAAGATTAGAAATGATACGGAAAAAATTCAGCGACAAAATACTAGCACAAGTTCCACTACTCAAAAAAGAAGCAAAAGGTATAAAAACATTAGAAAAAATAGCTGAGATACTCTATGGCAAACCATTAACAGAAAAAACATAA
- a CDS encoding H(2)-dependent methylenetetrahydromethanopterin dehydrogenase-related protein, producing the protein MKVAVFGAGNQDLYVRHLNLPEKFGGEPPFGGSRMAMEFAEAGHDVILAEPNRNILEDEHWKKVEDAGVKVTDNDIEAASNSEIAILFTPFGKKTFEIAKNIISHLPDGGIISNTCTVSPVVLYYVLERELRRERQDIGIASLHPAAVPGTPYHGHYVIGGRATSELELASEEQIQKCVELAESCGKKAYVVPADVSSTVADMGSLVTAVTLAGVLDYYYVGTQVIKAPVEMVEKQILMTLQTVASLVESSGVDGMLKAINPELLVKSATSMHLLKEQEILDAALNMLSNLDDNVMKWIEKGEIEHTDLVAAQALTKELKNIMGGRAAEGTIRRCMRKMFE; encoded by the coding sequence ATGAAAGTAGCAGTTTTTGGCGCTGGTAATCAAGATCTTTATGTTAGACATTTGAATTTACCTGAAAAATTTGGTGGAGAGCCCCCATTTGGCGGTAGTAGGATGGCAATGGAATTTGCAGAGGCAGGTCATGATGTCATCCTCGCAGAACCAAACAGGAACATCCTCGAAGATGAGCACTGGAAAAAGGTGGAAGATGCCGGGGTTAAAGTGACAGATAATGATATCGAGGCAGCTTCTAACTCAGAAATCGCCATACTATTCACACCATTCGGTAAAAAAACTTTTGAAATTGCTAAGAATATAATATCACATCTTCCAGATGGGGGGATCATATCAAATACCTGCACGGTCTCTCCAGTAGTGCTATATTACGTCCTTGAAAGGGAGCTTAGAAGAGAAAGACAGGACATTGGTATCGCATCTTTACACCCAGCGGCCGTCCCAGGGACACCTTACCATGGCCATTACGTGATCGGTGGACGTGCAACAAGCGAACTTGAACTTGCAAGCGAGGAACAGATACAAAAATGTGTCGAGCTAGCTGAGAGCTGCGGTAAAAAAGCTTATGTAGTCCCAGCTGACGTTTCAAGTACAGTTGCAGATATGGGATCCCTTGTCACAGCTGTGACACTTGCAGGTGTCCTTGACTATTATTATGTCGGCACTCAGGTCATCAAGGCCCCAGTAGAGATGGTGGAAAAACAGATACTGATGACACTCCAGACTGTAGCATCCCTTGTGGAATCGTCAGGAGTCGACGGAATGTTAAAGGCTATAAACCCTGAATTGTTAGTCAAAAGCGCAACTTCAATGCACTTACTCAAGGAACAGGAAATATTAGACGCAGCACTCAACATGCTCTCCAACTTAGATGACAATGTCATGAAATGGATTGAAAAAGGTGAAATAGAACATACAGATCTCGTAGCTGCGCAGGCACTTACAAAAGAGCTTAAGAACATCATGGGTGGCAGGGCAGCTGAAGGCACGATCAGACGTTGCATGAGAAAAATGTTCGAATAG
- a CDS encoding radical SAM protein, with the protein MEYRQVPFITLSEISCRIWITLSGCNFKCRGCFSNARKPAGRPLTIEELVKLVKKSSREYYGKLPEEILITGGEPTLDRDYLIELISKLNFAYIILETNAYLLDEEYIKDLVEAGVQEFLVDLKAINDKKHKWYTGFSNKKILKNIKTIQENAKLVIKTLYIPGIVEEDEIEDIAKFIAAINPWIEYRINDFKKCGLSRNPTTNEMEKAYKLAKKHLENVIISRSCRRESKPLKKKTWITVFPDGTFKRRSTKDYKKDKLNI; encoded by the coding sequence GTGGAATATAGACAAGTACCATTTATCACCTTATCAGAGATATCATGCAGAATATGGATAACATTATCAGGTTGCAATTTCAAGTGTAGAGGATGTTTTAGTAACGCGAGAAAACCTGCAGGCAGACCATTAACCATAGAAGAACTCGTGAAACTTGTAAAAAAATCGTCCCGAGAATATTATGGAAAACTGCCAGAGGAGATCCTCATAACAGGAGGAGAACCAACATTAGACCGAGACTACCTCATAGAGCTAATCTCCAAATTAAATTTTGCATACATCATACTAGAAACTAACGCATATCTGCTTGACGAGGAATACATCAAAGACTTGGTCGAGGCAGGTGTCCAAGAATTTCTGGTCGATTTAAAAGCAATAAATGATAAAAAACATAAATGGTATACTGGTTTTTCCAATAAAAAGATCTTAAAAAATATAAAAACAATCCAGGAAAACGCCAAACTCGTCATAAAAACATTATACATCCCAGGAATCGTTGAAGAAGACGAAATAGAGGATATAGCCAAATTTATAGCGGCTATCAACCCTTGGATAGAATATCGCATTAACGACTTCAAAAAATGTGGCCTATCAAGAAATCCAACAACCAATGAAATGGAAAAAGCCTATAAACTTGCGAAGAAACACCTTGAGAATGTTATTATAAGCAGAAGCTGCAGAAGAGAAAGTAAACCCTTGAAGAAGAAAACATGGATAACAGTATTCCCAGATGGAACATTCAAAAGAAGATCAACAAAAGATTACAAAAAGGACAAACTAAACATCTAA
- a CDS encoding DUF4013 domain-containing protein, with protein sequence MKVGEIVGEALDYPGTNLKKVVTLGALTILSFLIIPLFFVVGYWLRVLKATIAGFDELPDFDEWGEMFVDGLKVLIVGIAYMIIPAILYFGGGYLIRSNPIAGIITIIIGIILAVIFGLVEQIALAHMAFNDELGAAFRIGEILNVISEITWIKYIIWIIGVAIIESGAIGVTLAILYLIFIPIILAFGALSVIQLLSGAGLAVIIIIGIIIALIIYLFVAPYLAIFHGRALGRLYADR encoded by the coding sequence ATGAAGGTTGGTGAAATTGTAGGCGAGGCCCTTGACTATCCCGGGACAAACTTGAAAAAAGTAGTAACATTGGGAGCATTGACCATACTAAGTTTTTTAATAATTCCATTATTCTTCGTCGTCGGGTACTGGTTAAGAGTCCTCAAGGCTACAATAGCAGGTTTTGATGAGCTTCCAGATTTCGATGAATGGGGTGAAATGTTCGTTGACGGACTTAAAGTATTAATTGTAGGCATAGCTTATATGATAATACCAGCGATACTCTACTTTGGCGGTGGTTATTTAATCAGGTCAAATCCTATTGCTGGGATCATTACTATAATAATAGGGATTATCCTAGCAGTTATATTTGGGTTGGTAGAGCAAATTGCACTAGCTCATATGGCATTCAATGACGAGCTAGGGGCAGCATTCCGAATCGGAGAAATATTAAATGTCATATCAGAGATTACATGGATAAAATATATCATCTGGATCATTGGCGTTGCAATAATAGAATCCGGTGCGATAGGTGTAACCCTAGCGATACTTTACCTCATATTCATACCCATCATTTTGGCATTTGGGGCTTTATCAGTGATACAATTGCTTTCAGGAGCTGGATTAGCAGTGATCATTATAATAGGTATCATTATCGCTTTGATTATCTATCTTTTCGTGGCACCTTATCTTGCTATCTTCCATGGCAGAGCACTCGGCCGCCTATATGCAGACAGATAA
- a CDS encoding FmdE family protein: MTSLVSVGAVSATNSTCEVGLKITYEYPDDINPTIEKLTDSNGQEIEFQKYFDPAANITKITFQHPQPEKGFNITIKAPGYQTTTKQFTPTKNPTNPQDPKYYTHLQIQLKATQTYKIGREITKKANQILNFTKTGKVLVITTAGSAYYKNSTSEDALEGILNQAQGIISYGKGNLLLLRKTRLDPLDFAFITRKGNDLILVYFKNASLTPTYIGTVSQNMTKAQWNNLTQKLGSDAFPIASLANAWALGLPADILREAAFHGHVCLGTISGYAMIETLLKYYPPSTGTGGAEATSYIVIGVPGGSDDDVFVYAMDSTPGKRAYIGYNTTDDANMVGFIRWNSNTRTGILIIMTYNWTELTEQFRRETKATVEEDTVTELKFNAWAIQKLITSPESLVKILYAFDNNRRTS, translated from the coding sequence TTGACTTCCTTGGTTTCTGTGGGCGCTGTTTCAGCAACAAACAGCACATGTGAAGTAGGCCTGAAAATAACCTATGAATACCCCGATGATATAAACCCAACAATAGAAAAACTCACAGACTCCAATGGACAAGAAATAGAATTCCAAAAATACTTCGACCCAGCAGCAAACATCACCAAGATAACATTCCAACACCCACAACCAGAAAAAGGATTCAACATAACAATAAAAGCACCAGGATACCAAACAACAACAAAACAATTCACACCAACCAAAAACCCAACAAACCCACAAGACCCAAAATACTACACACACCTACAAATACAACTAAAAGCAACACAAACATACAAAATAGGAAGAGAAATAACTAAAAAAGCAAACCAAATCCTAAACTTCACAAAGACAGGAAAAGTACTAGTGATAACAACAGCAGGCAGCGCATACTACAAAAATAGTACATCAGAAGACGCACTTGAAGGTATACTCAACCAAGCACAAGGTATCATAAGTTATGGTAAAGGTAACCTACTACTACTCAGAAAAACAAGGTTAGACCCCCTAGACTTTGCATTCATAACACGAAAAGGAAACGACCTAATCCTAGTATACTTCAAAAATGCCAGCCTAACACCAACCTACATCGGAACAGTATCCCAGAACATGACAAAAGCACAATGGAATAACCTCACACAAAAACTTGGAAGTGATGCGTTCCCAATAGCGAGCCTAGCAAACGCATGGGCACTAGGATTACCAGCAGACATACTAAGAGAAGCAGCATTCCATGGCCACGTATGCCTAGGAACCATAAGCGGCTACGCCATGATAGAAACACTACTCAAATACTATCCACCAAGCACAGGAACCGGAGGCGCAGAAGCCACTTCCTATATAGTCATAGGAGTTCCTGGAGGCTCAGATGATGATGTATTCGTATATGCAATGGACTCAACCCCAGGAAAAAGAGCCTACATTGGATATAATACCACAGATGATGCAAATATGGTAGGGTTTATACGCTGGAACTCAAACACAAGAACAGGAATACTCATTATAATGACCTACAATTGGACAGAACTAACAGAACAATTCAGAAGAGAAACAAAAGCAACAGTAGAAGAAGACACAGTCACCGAGCTCAAATTCAACGCATGGGCAATCCAAAAACTTATAACAAGCCCAGAATCGCTAGTAAAAATACTCTACGCATTTGACAACAACAGAAGAACAAGTTAA